In the genome of Pagrus major chromosome 17, Pma_NU_1.0, the window TTTGgaataatatatgtaaatatctCACCATTTCCATCCCCAGGGAAAGAGTAAAATGGTTCATTACAGTGATACTGAACAACAGAACCGTACTGATTCTGAACTCCAGACAGGAAGGTCAACCCTCCATTCAGCAAAGGTTTGGGTTCTTCACAATCaattactgtaaaaacacaaaacaaggaTATATTATATTACTAATGACTCAAGAAATGTAGTTGATTctagtattttttctttaagataATTTGGGCTCAAAAAAGACCTACACTGGCATTCTGGCAGAGGGAGTTGCCACTGTCCATCACTTTGACACATGGCTGAAAACCACCTGATCTTTTGACCATCCTAGCAAAGAAATTGGATTCACTGAGtgaaatacatttcacaaaTGTTCGTCTACTTCACACAGTGGAACAAAtaagcagaaaagaaaatcaagctATGTCTTTTTGGTCTTAAAAAGCAGAcggtgaaagaaagagagaaagaaagaaagaaagaaaacatcgAACCATTATCAGCCTGTATCCTCGCTTACAGGTCACGTGGATGTAGTCTCTGTAGAAATATTCAGTTAGCATAGGAGTCACTCTGCCTTTAGCCACATTACCTGGAAATGGACATTTGACCTCTGGAAAGAACATGATACGCAAACATTAACATATCTGCAGTTTTTCAACTGTTACTGTCAAACAAACGAAACACCACGTCTCATGCCTTCACTGTATGTGATGTAGTCCAGGCTCCAGCCATGACTCAGGCCTTCACCATCAGTGTGGTAGTCCAGTCTGACAGTGCTGGAATTTGTAGCTATCACACCTGGACTCTTTCCCCCACACAGCTTCATGGGCTCTCTTCCTGGAGTGGTCACCTACAAGGGGAGAAGTAGTAGAACGTTTATTTATGTACACTGAGGCAGATATTGTCATTTCTTGTGAGGAAGACCTTTGCCAATACCTGCAGCCAGTGATGTAGACACATGGGACCTTGCTGAGTGTCCACACTCTCTATGTGGAAGTTTTCACTGAAGTTTAGAGTGACGGTGAATTTGGGCTCCACAGAGATAATGTACTTGCAGGACAGAATCGGAGGTGAAGGGCCAGGATACCCAGGACTGGACAGATGTCCCTCATGCTTGTCAAATATACAATCAACACAGGAGACTGAATATGGGGAAAAAGAAAGTATTATTATGGCAAGAGCAAGAGATTCAAtagttttggggttttttgtgtctgttgtttcaacgactgtgttttatgatgagatAACAAAGCAGTTAAGCTCGTCTTAGGTCcgtaaaatgtatttactttcttgacattttgtcagttgattttgtttatttattacactaaaCTAAGAGTTTCTAGAAATACAAAGTGGTATTGCAAGAAAATGCTGTTGGTGGCTGGCTAGTTAGCATGATAACTTCTACATTTCAGtacaatacatagacatatttgacataacgtcaacaattttttcaatgttttaagaTATATTTCTGGTCATATCTTACATAATGCCTCTTTAAGCTGCATACAAAGAAATGTGCATTTAGGCTTTAACAGTACTCACACAAACATGTGTGCTGGTCTAAATGAAGTTTGTAACCACTGTGGCAGGAGCAGTGATAAGAACCAGGGGTGTTGACGCAGATCTGAGAGCAGAGTGGACCTGATCCATCTCCAGGGTCTGGTTTTGAACACTCATCGATGTCTAACAGTGAGAAGGTAATATCAGGgaaatgttgttatgtttatatatttgttgATATCAATCGTATTGAACAAAATGCCTGGAAAAGCACCATGTTAATTATGGTCTACGATGGGATTTCTCTTGAAAGTTGGGGGATATAAAGCATTGTAGGGAAGAAAGAAGTGACCAGAAAAGCTCTACCTATTGCCTTGTAGGTAGCCGAGAAGCCAGTGTGTTGTTGAAGCTCTGGAGTGGAGTCACTTGTTTGGAAAATGAGAGTCAGTCTGTTTCCTGGAGAAAGGATCGACTCTTTGTCGGGGTGATCAGTTGAATTTTTCTGCCCACAAAACCTCCCCAAGACCTCTTGATCATGGAGAACCTGGATTGTGTAAAGACAAACGCATTCCCCTTCAAATTCAGTTACAGTGAGACAATTTAACATTAGGTTTAAATATGGCTCTGACCGTCACAGAGTCTTGATAGCAGCCGGAAGAAGCTTTAATATCAAGGTGTGTTAGAGACAGCCGGATCTGGTAGCTCTCAGGAACCCAGAGATCCCATTCCTTTTTCTGGTTTGGAAGATAAGGCCCCGGATACTGAGGGGAGTGGACCTCCCCGTGTATCACAGGCTCAGAGTTGAGCTGCTGCCAACTCCCTCTTcctgacaaacacagaaacctgGAATTGTGCATAAACAGTTAGAGAGTTAGAACTAGGGTGATAGTCCAAAGTTGATGCAAACAGAGAGGCACAatcatttttaacttttgcaACCATTTACTACTGCTTTAGTTTTATAGATGGTACTTAGCTATACTGAACCTTTAAAAACTGTCTGTTTTGAAGttccaaattaatttaaaaaaatgtcatgaaagaGAAACAATCACTAAAATATGCAAAATGAaggtaattttgtttttatcaagcTTACCATATAACAGTGTAGGTCCATCCCATGTCGGCAATAAGTTTATCTCAGTGTGACCGTAGTTTTAGGCTAAATGTCTAATGCACAAATGGACCACTGATGTAACACAGGCTGTGGTTTCTGGTAATTTGCAGTGGAATTTAACCTCCAGGATTTGTTTGTCTTCTGCAGAGCAAGGCCGATTTCTTTATTTGCcagtgtgtacaggtgtgtaaatactgtacataaaacaaaatacaaaatacaaatacgCTCAGTTAAAACAGGAACAAACAGAGACGGTATGGTTTTTGATCAAGGATTTGAATACACTAAGGGTTACCAAAGTATTACATTTTAAGCTGCTTTGTAAACGTTCCAAGTGGTATTGTTTTTACCAGAGATTTgtaatatttcactttattttaagtGTGCAATGCAATGAATTTACGAAGTATGACATGACATATTATGTTATTCATAACCTTTTTTGTCAGAGTATGCATTAACATTGCAGAAGGAGTatatttagagaaaaacatgttgctttttctgattttattgGATATGATTTTACTTTTGTGTCATATTGTCACATTAAGTTCAAATTAATTATTGTAAATTTCAGTTCTCCTGCATAGTCTTGTTGATCCAGTCCACATAGCTGGTGACTCTGGTATAGACTCCGTATGTTCCCTGCCGTCCGCAGTCAACCCCCCAGCTGACAACACCAGCAGCCCAGAACCGTCCATCGTCATCACTCATGGCGAAGGGGCCTCCACTGTCACCCTGACAGGAGTCCTTCCCACCTTCAGGGACTCCAGCACAAAACATGTTATTTGTCAGACTCGGTACATGTTCCCTCGTCCTCCTCGCCAAAGTGATTGAATTACTGCATGTATCCTGCTCGACCACAGGCAGCTGCACGTACTTCAGCTTATTTGTTAAAATCCGTCGTTTCTTCTCTTCTGTGAGCCCGAAGCCTGACAccagtctgaaaaaaaaatgtagaagagACAGGGATGGTGAAGTCGATAGAAAAAAGCAAATCACAGCCTCCTGATTAGAAGATGGGGGGCTGAATTCATTGAACCACCGTACAAGCAGAGAAGATAAAATAATATACTATGGAGTTGTTTCTTTACCCCATCATGCCAATGACGTATGTGGCACCCTCTGCTGGCAAACATATTGGCATAACAGATGAGTTGAACGTGATTGGGTTCTGCAGTTTGATCAAAGCAATGTCATTGTTGTAGTCTTCATAAGTGGGGTTCCTGTATTCAGGGTGAACGTGGACTGAGTCAGCGAACACAGGAGAGCTCAACAGGGTTCTAACATTCGTGAGTCCCATGTAGACCTGCAGAACAACAGCACAGGAGGAAATACATTTCAATTCAAAAACATCGAAGCAAGGGGCATGCAGATAGCATCTATACCTGTCAACTTACCCGTATAGACTCCTTTGGTGCTATATTTCCGTTATGTACCAGGACAGTAGCTGCAGTCATAATCCAGCGGTCTGCAATCACCAtgcctcctgctctctgtccaTCTATACTCAGTAACACTTGCCAGGGGATGGtattttctggagcttcactaCCTCCAATGATCCTCTGGTAGGCAGGGATGAGGTTTGTAGGCTGGCCACAGACTAGATGAGACAGACATAAACATAGGTTCACACAGATGTAGActtcatattttaaataaaagaaataccTAGATTGGTTATCTCAGGTTGTTTCAATACCAGGTATACAAGTTGGAGTGACATCGTTGTGTTTGGATCTCCACTTTCCATCTGCTTCACAGGTGAAATTTACTGAAGACCAGAGGAAACACGATGATGTAATTAATTTCAAGTAAAGATGTATCAATCgtatttaattaatgtttttgttgcaaTAATATGTTAAATATCTCACCATTTACACCCCCAAGGAAAGAGTAAAACGGTTCATTGCAGTGATACTGAATAACAGAACGATACTGATTCTGAAAGCCAGACAAGAAGGTCACACCTCCATTCAGCAAAGGTTCAGGTTCTCCACAATCAATGACTGCAGAAGAACAAAACAAGGACATATTCATATGTTGCCAGTGACACAGGGAAATGAATTAGATCGTAGTTGTTATATGGCAGAAATATTGAGTAGTGTGCTTTTGAGTTCGTATTTTTTTGCTGTGGACATTTGTTGATGATGCAGTTGCTGCATGTTTTCGTCTTTGAGTGTACAGTTTAACAGGCGTGTATTTTAAGCCTAGTATATGGCTGGACAGTGTACTAGATGTCGTGTTATATTGTGGCCAAAGTGTGACACGGATAGTCAGTGGTAGTGTCTACAATGTAAATTCCTGGATATTAAATATTCATCTGCAAATTTTCTGTAGTGGTCccagtaatatttgtttttaaggtttACTGATGTCGAATATCACATGACATGGTTAAGCTACATTTGAATCAAAAAATGTTATAAAGGCAGGAGCCACTTTAGCCACATTCCCCAGAAATGGAAATTTGACCTCTGGAAATGACGTGATAACATCATTAATCATGTATCTGCAGTTGTAAAACAGTTGCTGACTAAACAAGACGCCATATCTCTCTCACTTCATCCTTCACCTTGTGTGCTGTAGTCCAGGCTCCAGCCGTGACTCAGGCTTTCATCATCAGTGTGGTAGTCCAGTCTCACAATACTGGAATTTGTAACTATCACACCTGGACTCTTTCTGCCACACAGCTTCATGGGCTCTCTGCCTGGGATGGTCACCTCAAGGGGAGAATTTGTGTATAGTTCATTTATGTACACTGAGGCATCTCAGAGTTGTACTctttttattgtcaataaaatTGTCAATGTAATTGTCAAT includes:
- the LOC141011433 gene encoding complement C1r subcomponent-like isoform X3 — encoded protein: MGWTYSVIWFLCLSVSESWQLLDSEPVMHGEVHSPQYPQPYLPNVLKQWDLWVSEGYQIQLTIKHLDIEASLGCHQDSLMVLHDQEVLGRFCGQKNSTDHPDKESILSPGNRLTLIFQTSGSTPELQQHTGFSATYKAIDVDECSKPDPGDGSGLLCSQICVNTPGSYRCSCHSGYKLHLDQHTCLLSCGGCIFDKQEGHLSSPGYPGVSPPNLSCKYIIFVKPGLTVTLNFAYNFHIVSVNTLQGPGCLHHWLQVTIPGREPMKLCGRKSPGVIVTNSSIVRLDYHTDDESLSHGWSLDYSTQVIDCGEPEPLLNGGVTFLSGFQNQYRSVIQYHCNEPFYSFLGGVNVNFTCEADGKWRSKHNDVTPTCIPVCGQPTNLIPAYQRIIGGSEAPENTIPWQVLLSIDGQRAGGMVIADRWIMTAATVLVHNGNIAPKESIRVYMGLTNVRTLLSSPVFADSVHVHPEYRNPTYEDYNNDIALIKLQNPITFNSSVMPICLPAEGATYVIGMMGLVSGFGLTEEKKRRILTNKLKYVQLPVVEQDTCSNSITLARRTREHVPSLTNNMFCAGVPEGGKDSCQGDSGGPFAMSDDDGRFWAAGVVSWGVDCGRQGTYGVYTRVTSYVDWINKTMQEN
- the LOC141011435 gene encoding complement C1r subcomponent-like; translation: MGWTYTVIWFLCLSGRGSWQQLNSEPVIHGEVHSPQYPGPYLPNQKKEWDLWVPESYQIRLSLTHLDIKASSGCYQDSVTVLHDQEVLGRFCGQKNSTDHPDKESILSPGNRLTLIFQTSDSTPELQQHTGFSATYKAIDIDECSKPDPGDGSGPLCSQICVNTPGSYHCSCHSGYKLHLDQHTCLFSCVDCIFDKHEGHLSSPGYPGPSPPILSCKYIISVEPKFTVTLNFSENFHIESVDTQQGPMCLHHWLQVTTPGREPMKLCGGKSPGVIATNSSTVRLDYHTDGEGLSHGWSLDYITYSEEVKCPFPGNVAKGRVTPMLTEYFYRDYIHVTCKRGYRLIMDGQKIRWFSAMCQSDGQWQLPLPECQLIDCEEPKPLLNGGLTFLSGVQNQYGSVVQYHCNEPFYSFPGDGNVTFTCKADGKWRSNQNNATLTCIPVCGKPRKLISTYQRTVGGSEGPDNSIPWHVLIYINGQIGGGMVIADRWIMTAAHILTHDGNLVSKDDVRISMGLIDVQTSLGPHAYAASVHIHPEYNNPNSLDYNNDIALIKLQDPITFNSSIMPICLPAEGASYVTDMIGLVSGFTIRDTDNYQILTNNIKYVHLLVVEQETCSTSVNELKKTKDNLPSLTNNMFCAGVPDGGKDSCHGDSGSPLSVKDGGQFWAAGIVSWGVDCRHRGTYGIYTRVANYLDWINKTMQEK